The following DNA comes from Bradyrhizobium sp. SK17.
TGAAAGCCGCCGCGATGGCAGTTGACGATACGCCTTCCTCGATTTTTTCGCCCTGGCCCGACCGGCTGCGTCACGCGGCGCTGATCCTGCTCGCGGCGGCGCTGGCGCTGAGCGTGGTGGTCGCGCTCGGCGAATTGTCGCTGGTCCGCGCCTGCGCGGTGTTCGCCTGCATCGCCGCCGCTGCGCTGGTGCCGTGGCGGCTGCATGATGCCGGGACGTCGCGCGAGGACGTCCGCGGCGTCAATCCGGTCGAGGCGGCTGCCGTCAGCGCCGTCGTCGCCGGCATGCCGGATCCGGCCGTGCTGCTCGACCGCGCCGGCCGCGTCATCCATCTCAACGCTGCCGCGGCCCAGCTTGCCCCGGCGCTGCGCAGGAACGAACTGGCGCAGTTCGCACTGCGTTCCCCTGAAATTATCACCGCGCTGCGCGAGGCGATCGCGACCACCGAGCCGCGCCGCGCCACCTATACCGATCACGTCCCGGTCGATCGCTGGATGGAGCTGGTCATCACGCCGGTGCCGGTGCCGACCCAGTTCGGCGGCACCGAGAAGTGCATGCTGATGACCTTCCACGACCTGACGCCGCTGCGTCGGGTCGAGGAGATGCGCGCCGACTTCGTCGCCAATGCCAGTCACGAGTTGCGCACCCCGCTCGCGGCGCTGTCCGGCTTCATCGACACGTTGCAGGGGCCGGCGCGAGAGGACGTGCGGGCACGCGAACGCTTCCTCGGCATCATGCACACCCAGGCCACCCGCATGGCACGGCTGATCGACGATCTGCTGTCGCTGTCACGGGTCGAATTGTCGGCCCATGTCCGCCCCGAGGCCTCGATCGACATCGTGCCGATCATCCGTCAGGTCGCCGACGGCCTCGAGGTGCTGGCCAGCGAGCGCCAGGTCGAGATCGAGGTCGATCTGCCGCCGACCCCGGTCACGATCGCCGGCGACCGCGAGGAACTGCTGCGGCTGTTCGAGAACCTGATCGAGAATGCGCTCAAATATGGCGCCTCGGGCGGGCGCGTCATAGTGTCGCTC
Coding sequences within:
- a CDS encoding ATP-binding protein; translated protein: MAVDDTPSSIFSPWPDRLRHAALILLAAALALSVVVALGELSLVRACAVFACIAAAALVPWRLHDAGTSREDVRGVNPVEAAAVSAVVAGMPDPAVLLDRAGRVIHLNAAAAQLAPALRRNELAQFALRSPEIITALREAIATTEPRRATYTDHVPVDRWMELVITPVPVPTQFGGTEKCMLMTFHDLTPLRRVEEMRADFVANASHELRTPLAALSGFIDTLQGPAREDVRARERFLGIMHTQATRMARLIDDLLSLSRVELSAHVRPEASIDIVPIIRQVADGLEVLASERQVEIEVDLPPTPVTIAGDREELLRLFENLIENALKYGASGGRVIVSLNQTVSGASGEGSPEIRVLVRDFGPGIAPEHLPRLTERFYRVDVGDSRNQGGTGLGLSLVKHILNRHRGRLLIESVPKNGATFTACFPRPKTPVQTQS